ATTGGATTTTCTTTGGATAGAAAACTTGCTATCCCATCATAAAAAAGAAACTGAATGATAAAAATGGGTATAATTGCAAGTAAAGGCAAAAACATCACAAAGCTGAGGAACTGACTTTTTTCTTTTTCAGTTTTATAATGAGAAAAGAATTTCACCAACGTATTGTGAACACCAAATGCCATCAATGGAAAAATAACATTGGCTGATGAGAGCAAATAACCAGTTAATCCATAAAACTTAGCACCCAAAAAATGTGGATACATAAACAATGTATTTGCCGCGCCAATAGCAAAACCTATATAGGTAATGATAGTGTTTTTGATAGATTGGTTGACGACGATTCCCATAAGTTATTTACGAGTTACAAGTTTCGCTAATTGTTCGGTTAAATTCTTTCTGGAATATTGTTGTAAACCAACAGCATGTACTTTCAGGTTGTTATTTTGATACAATTCGTAATAATTCAAAAGTACTGTTTTTAGTTTTTCTTTTTCATCATAGGTAAAGAAAACGCCTGTATTGGTAGTAGTAATAATTTCAGCAAAATCAGAACCTTCAGGTCCAAGCGCAATTATTGGTCGTTCGGAAACCATATATTCAAATACTTTTCCAGGAATTATGCTCTTAGTTTCCTCTGAATTGATTTCAATTAACAATAATACTTGCGATTTTCTTTGTTGCTCAATGGCTTCCTGATGAGAAACGTAACCTAAATTCAACACATAATCATTGAGTTTAAATTCTGAAATCGTATCCAAAACTTCCTGACTAACGGCACCAATGAGTTTTAATTGAAAATCATTTTTAAAGTCTTTATTTTCTTTAATCAATTCGCTTAATGCTTTCCATAAAATTCTCGGATTTCGTTCAGAAAGAAAAGAACCAATATGTGCCAAAGTAAACTTTTCGTCGAGTGGTCGTTTGGTTACTTTTTCCACATCATAACCGTTGGTAATAACTTCAATAGGTTTTGAAGTCAATTCTTGGAATTCGGTTTTTGTAGTTTTACTGGTAACTAATATGGTATCGGCAGCATTTAAAACTGCTGATTCTAAAGCTTTGTGTTTTTTTTCGGCATAAGATGAAAGTTTCAAGGCTTTGTGATAACCAATCGTTGTCCACGGGTCGCGAAAATCGGCAAACCATTTTACTCCCAAATCTTTCTTCAATTGTAATCCAATCAAATGCAAACTGTGTGGCGGACCAGAAGTGACAATGGTATCAATATTATTTTCTTCAATATATTTTTTCAAATACTTTACCGAAGGTTTTACCCAAAGAAAACGAGCATCGGGAATGAATAAATTTCCACGAATCCAAAGCAAAGTTTTCTCTAAAAACGATTGCTTCTTTTTATTCGGAATAATTCCAGAACTGATTTTTTTGGTTTTGTTTTTTCCAAAAAATGAGGCAAAACCATAAGGTTCTTTGATTTTGTTTTTTAGAATAATGGTTTCATTAGAAACTTCGCTTTCCAAACCTTTATCAATAATTGGATAGGTTGGGTTTTCAGGAATGTAAACTATCGGTTGAATATTGAAATCGGGTAAATATTTGACAAACTTTAACCAACGCTGTACTCCTGGTCCACCAGCTGGCGGCCAATAATAGGTTATGATTAAAAGTTTTTTTGGTTCAGACATTTACTCTTTCTTCTTGCCTTTTTGTTCAAAATAAACGCCACCAATAATTAATAATACCATTCCAATTGAACTAAATAATGTTATTGTGCTTCCAGTTTTTACAACTTCAGGTTCAAATTTGAATTCGATGGTATGTTTTCCTTTTGGAATATCTAATCCACGTAAAGTATAATTTACTCTGTAAATTGGACGTTCTTCTCCGTCAATAGTTGCTTTCCAACCTTTTGGATAATAGATTTCAGAGAAAACAGCAAAACCATTATTTGAGTTAATTGAAGTATATTTTAAATGGTTTGGCTTATATAAATCGAGCTTGATTGTTGCTAAGCTGTCTTTGGTAAATATTTGATCTTTTTTTGGTAATACTTTAAAAATTCCACTATCTGGAAATTTGTTTTTTATTGCAACATTTTTGCTGTCCAATTTATCCAAAGCTTTCATTTCTTCATCAGCTGAATTAACCATTTTCACTTCTTTTACAAACCATGCATTACCATTTGCATCTGGATTCATAGTTGGGAATTCTTGACCTTTTTCGTCGGTTTGAATGATGTATTTGATGTTCAACATGTCCAAAACTTCTTTATTGTTTTTGGCAATTTGATAGTCAAATAATTGTTGTATTCTTCTTGGTTTAGCAGCATGATAACCACCAATCGATTTGTGGAAAAAAGAAGCACGTGCGCTACTCATATTTCCAGAAACTTCAAATACACGATAATGCGTTGTGTCTTGCAGAATTGCCATATCAGCTTCTGTAGCTTGAAAAGGTTCGTCAACTTCGCGAGCGCTAACAAAATCTTCTTTGTTTACATAGTTTTTATCTACAAAAAATAAATCGCCAACCATGAAAATTCCAATAATGATAATAGCCGTATTTTGAGCTAATTTACCTTTGTAGTAACTCCATAAAACTCCAAAAGCCACCAACATAAAGAAACCAGAACGCAATAAATCAGCTGAATATAAACTTGCTCTATCTTCTTTTAAAGCATTTACAAAAGCAGTTCCCATTTCTTCACCATAAGCTTGAACATAGTAATTGTCATTTATAGTTGTAAAATCGAACATTCCTTTTGCTAAAAACAATAAAACTACTAAACCTATAGTGACAATTCCAGTTAATTTTAGGGATTTCCATTGATTTTCTTTTTCGGTAAAAAAGGATTGCAATCCCATAATGGCTAAAACCGGAATACATAATTCTAGTAAAACCTGAATGGATGAAACTGCTCTGAATTTATCGTACATCGGAACAAAATCAATGAAGAAATCGGTAAGGAAACCTAAATTTTTTCCCCAAGAAAGCAGCAACGAGAAAATTGCACCTGCCAAAAAAGCATATTTAACTTTGCGTTTGTCATGAAATAAAGCCAAAATCGCTAAGAAGAAAACAATGGCACCAATATAAGCCGGTGCAGCAACAATAGGTTGATTTCCCCAATAGGTTGGAACGTTTTTAGCAAATTCTTCCGCTTCACTTGGCGATGCACCTTGATTGATAATAAATTCATAAAGTTTGCTATCGGTTCCAACATTTTCGGCATTGGAACCACCAAAAAGTCTTGGAGCAATTAGATTTAAACTTTCTGCTATACCATAACTATATTCTGTGATGTATTCTCTTGAAAGTGCATTGTCAGTAGTAACTTTTGAACCATTTGGATTAAACGTTAATTCGTTTTTACTTCGAGTACTAAAATCTGCATATTCTTTGGTTGCTAATAAATTTGTAGCATTTGTTCCAATAGCAAATAGAACAGCGATTAGAAAAACGCCTAAGATTTTTGGCAATTCTTTAAGCTCTTTATTTTGGTAAAGTTTGTAGACAAAATAAACTGAAAATACTAAAAGCAATAACAACAGATAATAGGTCATCTGAAAGTGATTTGCATTAATTTCTAATGCAACTGCCAACATGGTTAGAATTCCACCATGAAGATATCGTTTTCTAAAAACCAGAATAAATCCAGCAATAACCAATGGCATGTAAGCTATTGCGTGCGCTTTTGCATTGTGACCAACTCCGAGAATAATGATTAAATAGGTTGAAAACCCAAAGGCTAAAGCTCCAAAAAAAGCTTTCAGTGGATCAACTCTGAAAACCAATAATAAACCATAAAACCCTAAGAAATATAAAAACAAATAATCGGCTGGTCTTGGCAAGAAACGTAAAGCATCATCAAGCATTCCGATGTAATCATTTGGATATTTTGCACCTAATTGATAAGTTGGCATTCCACCAAAAGCAGAGTTAGTCCAATAAGGTTCCGTGTTGTTTTCGGCTCTGAAATCTATTTGTTCTTTTGCCATTCCGGTATATTGGGCAATATCCGATTGATAGATTTTTTTTCCTTGTAAAACAGGATAGAAATAAACTAATGAAATAATTACGAATCCAATTACTGCAAGTAAATGTGGATAAAATTTTTGAAGTTGTTTCATTTTTTTGGTTAGGTATAGTTTGGCTTAATCAATTTCTTCAAAATCTACATATTCACCGACAATCTTTTTTTCTTTAGGTTTTTCGGTAGTATCTGATTTTGTTTGATTTTGTTGTTGGTATTGTTGCTGCTGTTGCTCAAATTGTTGACTTGCTTTTTCAACTACTTTTTTTGCAAGAACAGGTAAAAATAAACGTGCTAAAAACTTAAAAGCATAATAAATAAAAAATATCCAAAATATAGTTTTTAATAATCCTGGCATTGATGCAGTTTCCATTTTATAAATAAATTTTTGTCAAAAATACGAATTTCAATGATGTAAAAATCGCTTTACCTTCTTAAATAAATGATAAAATGTATTACTTTTGAGGAAGATAATAAAATAGCAAAACATACATGCAAAAAGTAAAAGCGCTTTTATTGATTGGTTTTTTAATGAGTTCAACCTATCAATTTGCACAATATACAGATATAATTAATTCAAACCGACCAGGAAAATCACAATCAGCTTTTTCAGTTGGTAAAACAGTTTTTCAGGCAGAAGGTGGAATTTTTGGAATTAGAGAAAAACACGATTTAGCGCGTTATCAAGCAAACGGATTTGGTTCGGAACTAAGTGTTAGATATGGTGCTTTTTTTGAACAATTTGAAATGATGCTTGATATGCAATATCAATACGATTGGTATCAAGCACCATTAATTGACGATACTCGTGGTGGATTCAAACAAATGACTTTTGGAGCAAAATATTTGGTTTATGATCCTTTTAAAAACCTTAGAGAAGATAAGCCAAATCTTTACAGTTGGAATGCTAATCATAGTTCAAAATTTAATTGGAAACAATTGATTCCTGCAGTTGCTTTATATGCAGGACTTAATATAAAAGTTGGTAATAATCCTTTTTATCCTGACGATAGTTTTATAAGCCCAAAAGCAATGCTAATTACTCAAAATCATTTTGGAACTAAATGGGTTTTTGTTAACAATGTCTATTTTGACAAATTATTTACAGACTATCAAGCCTTAGGTGTTGTTTCTACATTAACTCGAGGATTTAATATGCGTTGGTCTGGATTTTTAGAATTTCAAGGTATAAAAAGCGATTTGTATGCAGATTATTTGTTTAGAGTTGGTGCTGCTTATTTGATTAAAGAAAATATTCAAATTGATGCATCGATATCAAAAAATGTAAAAGATACTCCAGAGATTTTATATGGTGGAGTAGGACTTTCTTGGCGATTTGATCAAAATTATGAAAAGGTTTATTTGAGAAGCACAAAACCTGTTGACAAAGAAAAAGGAAAAGATAAAAAATCTAAGAAAGACAAAAAGAAGAAAAGAAAAGACGCAGTTGAACCTGAAGAATTAAATCCATAAATGATTACTATTGTTGAAGCCAATTCACCAAAGCTTATAAAAGACTTTGTCAAATTCCCATTTGAATTATATAAAAACCATCCTTATTGGGTTCCGCCATTAATAGCGGAAGAATTAGAAACTTTTGATAAAACAAAAAATCCAGCATTTTCTAGTGCTGAAGCAACTTTTTATTTAGCATATAAAGAAAATAAAATAGTTGGTAGAATTGCTGCTATCATTAATTGGAATGAAGTAAACGATCAAAATAAAAAGAAAGTTCGTTTTGGTTGGTGGGAAACTATTGATGACATTGAAGTAACAAAAGCTCTGCTTGAAAAAGTTTATGAACTTGGCAAAAAAAATAATTTAGACCATGTTGAAGGTCCAATGGGTTTTTCTAATCTTGATAAAGTTGGAGTAGTTACTGAAGGTTTTGACGAATTAGGTTCAATGATTACGTGGTATAATTATCCATATTATAAAGAACATTTGGAACAATTAGGATTTGTAAAAGAAAAAGAATACCACGAAAATAAGTTTCCTTTTTCCAATGTTAAACCTGAATTCTTTTTTAGAGTTCAAGATATGATAAAGAAACGTTACCAACTTACTCCAATTAATTTCAAAAACACAAAAGAAATAATGCCTTATGTAGATGAAATGTTTGATTTGTTCAACAAGTCGTATGCTGATTTATCTTCATTTGTAGCTATAA
The window above is part of the Flavobacterium sp. PMTSA4 genome. Proteins encoded here:
- a CDS encoding GTP cyclohydrolase, translating into MITIVEANSPKLIKDFVKFPFELYKNHPYWVPPLIAEELETFDKTKNPAFSSAEATFYLAYKENKIVGRIAAIINWNEVNDQNKKKVRFGWWETIDDIEVTKALLEKVYELGKKNNLDHVEGPMGFSNLDKVGVVTEGFDELGSMITWYNYPYYKEHLEQLGFVKEKEYHENKFPFSNVKPEFFFRVQDMIKKRYQLTPINFKNTKEIMPYVDEMFDLFNKSYADLSSFVAITDIQKEYFKKKYISFINPEFIKFIVDKDHKIVAFSIVMPSFSEALQKAKGKLFPFGFYHLLKAKKNSKEVLFYLIGVDPEYQNKGVTAIIFNEYYNCFKEKGIQNCIRTPELADNHAIHNIWKHFNPVIFRKRCTYKLDF
- a CDS encoding glycosyltransferase family 4 protein → MSEPKKLLIITYYWPPAGGPGVQRWLKFVKYLPDFNIQPIVYIPENPTYPIIDKGLESEVSNETIILKNKIKEPYGFASFFGKNKTKKISSGIIPNKKKQSFLEKTLLWIRGNLFIPDARFLWVKPSVKYLKKYIEENNIDTIVTSGPPHSLHLIGLQLKKDLGVKWFADFRDPWTTIGYHKALKLSSYAEKKHKALESAVLNAADTILVTSKTTKTEFQELTSKPIEVITNGYDVEKVTKRPLDEKFTLAHIGSFLSERNPRILWKALSELIKENKDFKNDFQLKLIGAVSQEVLDTISEFKLNDYVLNLGYVSHQEAIEQQRKSQVLLLIEINSEETKSIIPGKVFEYMVSERPIIALGPEGSDFAEIITTTNTGVFFTYDEKEKLKTVLLNYYELYQNNNLKVHAVGLQQYSRKNLTEQLAKLVTRK
- a CDS encoding transporter, which gives rise to MQKVKALLLIGFLMSSTYQFAQYTDIINSNRPGKSQSAFSVGKTVFQAEGGIFGIREKHDLARYQANGFGSELSVRYGAFFEQFEMMLDMQYQYDWYQAPLIDDTRGGFKQMTFGAKYLVYDPFKNLREDKPNLYSWNANHSSKFNWKQLIPAVALYAGLNIKVGNNPFYPDDSFISPKAMLITQNHFGTKWVFVNNVYFDKLFTDYQALGVVSTLTRGFNMRWSGFLEFQGIKSDLYADYLFRVGAAYLIKENIQIDASISKNVKDTPEILYGGVGLSWRFDQNYEKVYLRSTKPVDKEKGKDKKSKKDKKKKRKDAVEPEELNP
- a CDS encoding DUF4834 domain-containing protein, which gives rise to METASMPGLLKTIFWIFFIYYAFKFLARLFLPVLAKKVVEKASQQFEQQQQQYQQQNQTKSDTTEKPKEKKIVGEYVDFEEID
- a CDS encoding YfhO family protein, whose amino-acid sequence is MKQLQKFYPHLLAVIGFVIISLVYFYPVLQGKKIYQSDIAQYTGMAKEQIDFRAENNTEPYWTNSAFGGMPTYQLGAKYPNDYIGMLDDALRFLPRPADYLFLYFLGFYGLLLVFRVDPLKAFFGALAFGFSTYLIIILGVGHNAKAHAIAYMPLVIAGFILVFRKRYLHGGILTMLAVALEINANHFQMTYYLLLLLLVFSVYFVYKLYQNKELKELPKILGVFLIAVLFAIGTNATNLLATKEYADFSTRSKNELTFNPNGSKVTTDNALSREYITEYSYGIAESLNLIAPRLFGGSNAENVGTDSKLYEFIINQGASPSEAEEFAKNVPTYWGNQPIVAAPAYIGAIVFFLAILALFHDKRKVKYAFLAGAIFSLLLSWGKNLGFLTDFFIDFVPMYDKFRAVSSIQVLLELCIPVLAIMGLQSFFTEKENQWKSLKLTGIVTIGLVVLLFLAKGMFDFTTINDNYYVQAYGEEMGTAFVNALKEDRASLYSADLLRSGFFMLVAFGVLWSYYKGKLAQNTAIIIIGIFMVGDLFFVDKNYVNKEDFVSAREVDEPFQATEADMAILQDTTHYRVFEVSGNMSSARASFFHKSIGGYHAAKPRRIQQLFDYQIAKNNKEVLDMLNIKYIIQTDEKGQEFPTMNPDANGNAWFVKEVKMVNSADEEMKALDKLDSKNVAIKNKFPDSGIFKVLPKKDQIFTKDSLATIKLDLYKPNHLKYTSINSNNGFAVFSEIYYPKGWKATIDGEERPIYRVNYTLRGLDIPKGKHTIEFKFEPEVVKTGSTITLFSSIGMVLLIIGGVYFEQKGKKKE